The following proteins come from a genomic window of Pseudomonas hygromyciniae:
- a CDS encoding protein-glutamate methylesterase/protein-glutamine glutaminase, which translates to MVVKVLVVDDSGFFRRRVSEILSADSNIQVVGTATNGKEAIDQALALKPDVITMDYEMPMMDGITAVRHIMQRCPTPVLMFSSLTHEGARVTLDALDAGAVDFLPKNFEDISRNPEKVKQMLCEKVHSISRSNRSSFRAPVAPAPVAAPAPTSSSFGRPAPAPVARPAVAPTRTAAPSPASPAPKRKAYKLVAIGTSTGGPVALQRVLTQLPANFPAPIVLIQHMPAAFTKAFAERLDKLCRISVKEAEDGDILRPGLALLAPGGKQMMVDGRGAVKILPGDERLNYKPCVDITFGSAAKSYGDKVLAVVLTGMGADGREGARLLKQGGSSIWAQDEASCVIYGMPMAIVKADLADAVYSLDDIGKHLVEACH; encoded by the coding sequence ATGGTAGTCAAGGTTCTGGTGGTGGATGATTCGGGTTTCTTCCGCCGCCGCGTCTCGGAAATTCTTTCAGCGGATTCCAACATCCAGGTGGTCGGTACGGCCACCAACGGCAAAGAGGCGATTGATCAGGCCCTGGCGTTGAAGCCAGACGTGATCACCATGGACTACGAGATGCCGATGATGGATGGCATCACCGCTGTGCGCCACATCATGCAGCGTTGCCCGACCCCGGTGTTGATGTTCTCGTCGCTGACCCACGAAGGCGCCCGAGTGACCCTCGACGCGCTGGACGCTGGCGCCGTGGATTTTTTGCCGAAGAATTTCGAAGACATCTCGCGCAACCCCGAGAAGGTCAAGCAGATGCTCTGCGAGAAGGTGCACAGCATCTCGCGCAGCAACCGCAGCAGCTTCCGCGCGCCGGTGGCTCCCGCTCCGGTAGCGGCGCCTGCACCGACCAGCAGCAGTTTCGGACGTCCGGCTCCCGCGCCAGTGGCACGGCCTGCCGTGGCGCCGACGCGCACGGCGGCGCCAAGTCCTGCGTCGCCTGCGCCCAAGCGCAAGGCCTACAAACTGGTGGCGATCGGTACGTCCACCGGCGGCCCGGTGGCCTTGCAGCGCGTCCTGACCCAGTTGCCCGCCAACTTCCCCGCGCCCATCGTGCTGATCCAGCACATGCCCGCCGCTTTTACCAAGGCCTTTGCCGAGCGCCTGGACAAGCTGTGCCGCATCAGCGTCAAGGAAGCCGAAGACGGCGATATCCTGCGCCCAGGCCTGGCCTTGCTGGCCCCCGGTGGCAAGCAAATGATGGTGGACGGTCGCGGCGCGGTAAAAATCTTGCCGGGTGATGAGCGCCTGAACTACAAGCCGTGTGTGGATATCACCTTCGGTTCGGCAGCCAAGTCCTACGGTGACAAAGTTCTGGCGGTGGTCCTCACCGGCATGGGCGCCGACGGTCGCGAAGGCGCGCGCCTGCTCAAGCAGGGCGGCAGCTCGATCTGGGCCCAGGACGAAGCCAGTTGCGTGATCTATGGCATGCCCATGGCCATCGTCAAGGCCGACCTGGCCGACGCGGTCTACAGCCTGGATGACATCGGCAAGCACCTGGTGGAGGCCTGTCACTGA
- a CDS encoding flagellar motor protein, with the protein MDVLSLVGILLAFVAIIGGNYLEGGHLGALANGPAALIVIGGTVGAALLQSPLSSFKRAMQILVWIIFPPRVDLAGGIDRVVNWSLTARKEGLLGLEGVADAEPDSYSRKGLQLLVDGAEPEAIRSILEVDFYTQESRDINAAKVFESMGGYAPTIGIIGAVMGLIHVMGNLADPSQLGSGIAVAFVATIYGVASANLLLLPIASKLKSIAMRQSRYREMLLEGILSIAEGENPRSIELKLQGFMD; encoded by the coding sequence ATGGATGTGTTGAGCCTGGTTGGGATACTCCTGGCGTTTGTCGCCATTATTGGCGGCAACTACCTGGAAGGCGGCCACCTTGGCGCCCTGGCCAACGGTCCGGCAGCACTGATCGTGATCGGCGGTACCGTCGGCGCGGCGCTGTTGCAGTCACCCCTGAGCTCATTCAAGCGGGCCATGCAGATCCTGGTGTGGATCATTTTCCCGCCGCGCGTGGATCTGGCTGGCGGTATCGACCGCGTGGTCAACTGGAGCCTCACCGCCCGCAAGGAAGGTCTGTTGGGCCTTGAAGGCGTGGCCGATGCCGAACCCGACAGCTACTCGCGCAAGGGCTTGCAACTGCTGGTCGACGGCGCGGAGCCGGAAGCGATCCGCAGCATCCTCGAGGTGGACTTCTACACCCAGGAAAGCCGCGATATCAACGCGGCCAAAGTTTTTGAAAGCATGGGCGGCTACGCGCCGACCATCGGCATCATCGGTGCGGTCATGGGCCTGATCCACGTGATGGGCAACCTGGCCGACCCCTCGCAACTGGGCAGCGGCATCGCCGTGGCATTCGTCGCCACCATTTATGGCGTGGCCAGTGCCAACCTGTTGCTGCTGCCGATTGCCAGCAAGCTCAAATCCATTGCCATGCGCCAATCCCGTTACCGGGAAATGCTCTTGGAGGGCATCCTGTCGATTGCCGAGGGCGAGAACCCGCGCTCCATCGAATTGAAGCTCCAGGGCTTCATGGATTGA
- the motD gene encoding flagellar motor protein MotD — MSRRRREPEEHVNHERWLVSYADFITLLFAFFVVMYSISSINEGKYKVISEALVGVFTDSDRALKPIPIGDERPKTMTPAKPLVKDSDETDAGISGGSDPLKSIADDISAAFGDLISSNQMTIRGNELWVEIELNSSLLFASADALPSDIAFSIIDKVAAILKPFDNPIHVEGFTDDQPIHTAQFPTNWELSSARSASIVRMLAMQGVNPGRLASVGYGEFQPVANNATAEGRARNRRVVLVVSRNLDVRRSLTATGAANAQPDAAMKRAGTQTAPTPVKPPVRESAVNSPSPAL, encoded by the coding sequence GTGAGCCGTCGCCGCCGCGAGCCTGAAGAGCACGTCAACCATGAACGCTGGCTGGTGTCCTACGCCGACTTCATCACTTTGCTGTTCGCCTTCTTCGTGGTGATGTACTCCATTTCCTCGATCAACGAAGGCAAGTACAAAGTCATCTCCGAAGCCTTGGTGGGGGTTTTTACCGACTCCGATCGGGCCCTCAAGCCGATTCCCATTGGCGACGAGCGGCCCAAGACCATGACCCCGGCCAAACCCCTGGTCAAGGACAGCGACGAGACCGACGCCGGTATCAGTGGCGGCAGCGATCCGCTCAAGAGCATCGCCGACGATATCAGCGCGGCATTTGGCGATCTGATCAGCTCCAACCAGATGACCATTCGTGGCAACGAGTTGTGGGTGGAGATCGAGCTCAATTCCAGCCTGCTGTTCGCCAGCGCCGATGCCCTGCCCAGTGATATTGCCTTCAGCATCATCGATAAGGTGGCGGCCATCCTCAAACCCTTCGACAACCCGATCCACGTCGAAGGCTTTACCGATGACCAACCGATCCATACCGCGCAATTTCCCACCAACTGGGAACTGTCGTCGGCGCGTTCGGCGAGCATCGTACGCATGCTGGCGATGCAGGGCGTGAACCCTGGGCGCCTGGCGTCGGTGGGCTACGGTGAATTCCAGCCCGTGGCCAATAATGCGACGGCTGAAGGCCGTGCGCGCAATCGTCGGGTGGTGTTGGTGGTGTCGCGCAACCTGGATGTGCGCCGCAGCCTGACCGCCACCGGCGCGGCCAATGCACAACCTGATGCTGCAATGAAGCGGGCTGGCACACAAACTGCACCGACGCCCGTAAAGCCGCCGGTTCGTGAGAGTGCCGTCAATTCTCCGTCACCGGCTCTATAA
- a CDS encoding ParA family protein: MRVWAVANQKGGVGKTTTSIALAGLLAEAGKRVVIVDLDPHGSMTSYFGYDPDALEHSCFDLFLHKGSVPAGLPGQLLLPTSNENISLLPSSTALATLERQSPGQSGLGLVIAKSLAQLWQDFDYAIIDSPPLLGVLMVNALAASQQLVIPVQTEHLAVKGLERMVNTLAMINRSRKQALPFSIVPTLFDRRTQASLGTLRVLRDAYPETIWQGYIPVDTRLRDASRAGLAPSQFDGKSRGVLAYRALLKHLLAQQLVAQVA; encoded by the coding sequence ATGAGAGTCTGGGCAGTTGCCAATCAAAAAGGTGGGGTCGGCAAGACCACTACCTCCATCGCCTTAGCCGGTCTGCTGGCCGAGGCGGGCAAGCGCGTGGTCATTGTCGACCTGGATCCCCACGGCTCGATGACCAGCTATTTCGGCTACGACCCCGATGCCCTGGAGCACAGTTGCTTCGACCTGTTCCTGCACAAGGGCAGTGTCCCCGCAGGCTTGCCCGGGCAACTGTTGTTGCCCACCAGCAACGAAAACATTTCCCTGTTGCCCTCCAGCACCGCCCTGGCCACCCTGGAGCGCCAGTCGCCGGGGCAGAGCGGCCTGGGCCTGGTGATCGCCAAGAGCTTGGCGCAGCTGTGGCAGGATTTCGACTACGCAATCATCGACAGCCCGCCATTGCTTGGCGTGCTGATGGTCAACGCCCTGGCGGCCAGCCAGCAATTGGTGATCCCGGTGCAAACCGAACACCTGGCGGTCAAGGGCCTGGAGCGTATGGTCAACACCCTGGCCATGATTAACCGTTCGCGCAAACAGGCGCTGCCGTTCAGCATCGTGCCGACCCTGTTTGACCGTCGCACCCAGGCCTCCCTCGGCACCTTGCGCGTATTGCGCGACGCCTACCCAGAAACTATCTGGCAAGGCTATATCCCGGTGGACACGCGCCTGCGTGACGCCAGCCGCGCAGGCCTGGCGCCGTCGCAATTCGACGGCAAGAGCCGTGGCGTACTGGCGTACCGCGCCTTGCTCAAGCATCTGCTGGCCCAGCAACTTGTGGCGCAGGTGGCGTGA
- a CDS encoding CheW domain-containing protein has protein sequence MNRPVDIKTRPQLALQSYLDALLQEATEELLPEPILVLDEVVAVPVVEAEAGLDEFQLAVLEEQARDALVVPVAVAVVPEPVPLVLVPPVAEVHRPPSITPPPVETDGRPAWAAESFECLLFDVAGLTLAVPLVCLGSIYSLEGQELTPLFGQPEWFLGILPSQAGNLKVLDTARWVMPDRYRDDFRQGLQYVISVQGYEWGLAVHQVSRSLRLDPNEIKWRSHRGQRPWLAGTVIEHMCALLDVAELAELIASGAVKDLPGNKRT, from the coding sequence ATGAATCGTCCTGTCGATATCAAGACCCGGCCGCAACTGGCGCTGCAGTCCTACCTGGATGCGCTGCTGCAAGAGGCGACCGAGGAACTGCTGCCCGAGCCGATCCTGGTGCTGGATGAGGTGGTGGCGGTGCCTGTGGTCGAGGCTGAGGCCGGCCTGGATGAGTTCCAACTGGCGGTCCTGGAAGAGCAGGCCCGTGATGCGTTGGTGGTGCCGGTCGCCGTTGCGGTCGTGCCTGAGCCTGTACCGCTGGTGCTGGTACCGCCAGTGGCCGAGGTGCATCGGCCGCCGAGCATTACTCCGCCGCCGGTGGAAACCGATGGCCGGCCGGCCTGGGCTGCCGAGTCGTTCGAGTGCCTGCTGTTCGATGTGGCCGGTCTGACGCTGGCGGTGCCGCTGGTGTGCCTGGGGTCGATCTACTCCCTGGAAGGCCAGGAGTTGACGCCGTTGTTTGGCCAGCCGGAGTGGTTCCTCGGGATCCTGCCGAGCCAGGCCGGCAACCTCAAGGTGCTGGACACTGCGCGCTGGGTGATGCCCGACCGCTATCGCGATGATTTCCGCCAGGGCCTGCAATACGTGATCTCGGTGCAGGGCTACGAATGGGGGTTGGCGGTGCATCAGGTCAGCCGTTCGCTGCGCCTGGACCCCAACGAAATCAAATGGCGCAGCCACCGTGGCCAGCGGCCATGGCTGGCGGGCACGGTGATTGAACATATGTGCGCGCTGCTGGATGTCGCCGAATTGGCGGAGCTGATTGCCAGCGGCGCGGTAAAAGATCTGCCAGGTAACAAACGTACTTGA
- a CDS encoding chemotaxis protein CheW, whose translation MNKSSASAQGLDDPILQWVTFKLDNESYGINVMRVQEVLRYTEIAPVPGAPSYVLGIINLRGNVVTVIDTRQRFGLMPTEVNDNTRIVIIEADKQVVGIMVDSVAEVVYLRQSEVETAPNVGNEESAKFIQGVCNKNGELLILVELDKMMSEEEWSDLENI comes from the coding sequence ATGAACAAGTCGTCAGCGTCCGCACAGGGTTTGGATGATCCGATTCTGCAATGGGTGACCTTCAAACTGGACAACGAGTCCTACGGCATCAACGTTATGCGCGTGCAGGAAGTGCTGCGCTACACCGAAATCGCGCCAGTACCGGGGGCGCCGAGCTACGTGCTGGGCATCATCAACCTGCGCGGCAACGTCGTGACCGTGATCGACACCCGCCAGCGCTTTGGCCTGATGCCGACTGAAGTCAACGACAACACCCGGATCGTCATCATCGAAGCCGACAAGCAAGTGGTCGGGATCATGGTCGACAGCGTGGCCGAAGTGGTTTACCTGCGTCAGTCGGAAGTCGAGACTGCGCCGAATGTCGGCAACGAAGAATCGGCCAAGTTTATCCAGGGCGTATGCAACAAGAACGGCGAGCTGCTGATTCTGGTTGAGCTGGACAAGATGATGAGCGAAGAAGAGTGGTCGGACCTGGAGAACATCTGA
- a CDS encoding DUF2802 domain-containing protein gives MMLEVAVIVLALLWVGTLVVLLRHMRQQRESALQQAERDAVRDQRLREMAKRVDNYQQSAVRVGEDVHELRSIVAPLPDKLSALEQRDPANLSFAQAAKLVGMGATVDELTQSCGLTQAEAQLMSKLHKS, from the coding sequence TTGATGCTTGAGGTAGCGGTAATCGTCCTGGCCCTGCTGTGGGTCGGGACTCTCGTGGTGTTGCTGCGTCATATGCGCCAGCAGCGCGAGTCGGCGCTGCAGCAGGCCGAGCGCGACGCCGTGCGCGACCAACGTCTGCGCGAGATGGCCAAGCGCGTGGACAACTACCAGCAAAGCGCCGTGCGGGTGGGGGAGGACGTGCATGAATTGCGTTCAATCGTCGCCCCGTTGCCCGACAAACTGTCGGCACTGGAACAGCGCGACCCGGCCAACCTGTCCTTCGCCCAAGCGGCGAAGCTGGTGGGCATGGGCGCAACGGTGGATGAACTGACCCAATCCTGCGGCCTGACCCAGGCCGAGGCGCAGTTGATGAGCAAATTGCACAAAAGCTGA
- the fliK gene encoding flagellar hook-length control protein FliK, translated as MTGDINLPTLPPAPATGPRPAPAVGELLKLLEPQTGLIDAGKTVNAEVLALKQGGEAFQLLLKLTLEGGRQTLVQAASNQPLPLGSNVAVSQTASGDLAISLQQALSANVAALTRIDTQQLPVGTLLQAKVLTSQMLPQGAGQPALYRSLVSVLNNALSGTTLTLESPQPLRVGSLLSAVVQGAQTLDFVPLSGLRDQLAVSQQLATQQSRQGSLEGLLSALQNLPRNADLPADLRAAVERVLAGMPDLAQVSNPKVLAQLLHNSGALLEAKLLAGQNPLVPPLDMKGSLLRLVAELMPALPAGTNLNAILAANTLAQMLPSFVRSPLGTLGQMGARTAPGGFPLPERLLQRLEGENSLENLLRLAAGAISRLQSHQLSSLEQTGTTADGRLQTTWQMEIPMRTLQDIVPLQVKFQREEPAPDKDEPERKIERDAKKMLWRVELAFDMEPLGPLQIQAQLSEGKLSSQLWASRPFTASLIESHLGSLRERLVASGLNVGDLDCHLGTPPRGPKTGLEQRWVDETA; from the coding sequence ATGACCGGTGACATCAACCTTCCGACCCTCCCCCCAGCCCCGGCCACCGGGCCCAGGCCTGCGCCTGCAGTGGGCGAACTGCTGAAACTGCTGGAGCCGCAGACAGGGTTGATCGACGCCGGCAAAACCGTGAACGCCGAGGTGCTGGCGCTCAAGCAAGGCGGTGAAGCCTTCCAGCTATTGCTCAAGCTGACCCTCGAAGGCGGCCGGCAAACCCTGGTGCAAGCCGCGAGCAACCAGCCGCTGCCCCTGGGCAGCAACGTCGCGGTGAGCCAGACGGCGTCGGGCGACCTGGCGATCAGCCTGCAACAGGCCCTCAGCGCCAATGTCGCCGCCCTGACCCGTATCGACACCCAGCAATTGCCGGTGGGCACCTTGCTGCAAGCCAAGGTGCTGACCTCGCAGATGCTGCCCCAGGGCGCTGGCCAGCCGGCGCTGTACCGCTCGCTGGTGTCGGTGCTCAACAACGCCTTGAGCGGCACCACCCTGACCCTGGAAAGCCCGCAGCCGCTGCGCGTCGGCAGCTTGCTCAGTGCCGTGGTACAGGGCGCGCAGACCCTGGATTTCGTGCCTCTGAGCGGGCTGCGCGATCAACTGGCAGTCAGTCAGCAATTGGCGACTCAGCAAAGCCGCCAGGGTTCGCTGGAAGGCCTGCTCAGCGCCCTGCAAAACCTGCCGCGCAATGCTGACCTGCCGGCGGATCTGCGCGCGGCGGTAGAACGGGTGCTGGCCGGTATGCCCGACCTGGCCCAAGTCAGTAACCCCAAGGTGCTGGCGCAATTGCTGCACAACAGCGGCGCGCTGCTGGAAGCCAAGTTGCTGGCCGGGCAAAACCCGTTGGTCCCGCCTCTGGACATGAAGGGCAGCCTGCTGCGCCTAGTGGCCGAGCTGATGCCTGCGCTGCCCGCCGGTACCAATCTCAATGCCATCCTGGCCGCCAATACCCTGGCGCAAATGCTGCCCAGTTTTGTCCGCAGCCCCTTGGGCACCCTCGGCCAGATGGGCGCCCGCACCGCACCGGGCGGCTTCCCGCTGCCGGAGCGGCTGTTGCAGCGCCTGGAGGGTGAAAACAGCCTGGAAAACCTGCTGCGCCTGGCCGCCGGCGCTATCTCGCGTTTGCAAAGCCACCAATTGTCGAGCCTGGAACAGACCGGCACCACCGCCGATGGCCGCCTGCAAACCACCTGGCAGATGGAAATCCCCATGCGCACCCTGCAAGACATCGTGCCACTGCAGGTCAAGTTCCAGCGCGAAGAGCCTGCGCCGGACAAGGACGAGCCTGAACGCAAGATCGAGCGCGACGCCAAAAAGATGCTCTGGCGCGTGGAGCTGGCCTTCGACATGGAGCCCCTGGGCCCGTTGCAGATCCAGGCGCAACTGAGTGAAGGCAAACTCTCCAGCCAGTTGTGGGCCAGCCGCCCCTTCACCGCCAGCCTGATCGAAAGCCATCTGGGCAGCCTGCGCGAACGCCTGGTGGCCTCGGGGCTCAACGTCGGCGATCTCGACTGCCACCTCGGCACCCCGCCCCGCGGGCCAAAGACCGGCTTGGAACAACGCTGGGTGGATGAAACCGCATGA
- the ccmA gene encoding cytochrome c biogenesis heme-transporting ATPase CcmA: MTSPLLEAVALACERDLRMLFEHLELRLAGGDMVQISGPNGSGKTSLLRLLAGLMQPTAGQVRLNGKPLHEQRTELARNLLWIGHAAGIKDVLTAEENLSWLSALHHPATRESIWQALAAVGLKGFEDVPCHTLSAGQQRRVALARLYLDGPPLWVLDEPFTALDKQGVAQLEEHLSRHCEQGGMVVLTTHHTLTRMPAGYRDLDLGRWSV, encoded by the coding sequence GTGACCAGTCCACTACTTGAAGCCGTTGCGCTTGCCTGTGAGCGAGACCTGCGAATGCTGTTCGAACACCTCGAACTGCGTCTGGCGGGCGGCGACATGGTGCAGATCAGTGGGCCCAACGGCAGCGGCAAGACCAGCCTGCTGCGCTTGCTGGCCGGCTTGATGCAACCGACGGCAGGGCAGGTGCGCCTTAACGGCAAACCGTTGCACGAACAACGCACGGAGCTGGCGCGCAACCTGCTGTGGATCGGCCACGCCGCCGGGATCAAGGATGTGCTGACGGCTGAGGAAAACCTCAGTTGGCTCAGCGCCTTGCATCACCCGGCCACACGCGAGTCGATCTGGCAGGCCCTGGCCGCCGTGGGCCTGAAGGGCTTCGAAGATGTTCCCTGCCATACCCTGTCGGCCGGCCAGCAACGCCGCGTGGCCCTGGCCCGCCTGTACCTGGATGGCCCGCCGCTGTGGGTCCTCGACGAACCCTTCACCGCCCTCGACAAACAGGGCGTGGCCCAGCTTGAGGAACATCTGTCCCGGCACTGCGAGCAGGGCGGCATGGTGGTTCTCACCACCCATCACACCCTGACCCGCATGCCCGCCGGTTATCGCGACCTGGATCTGGGGCGGTGGTCGGTATGA
- the ccmB gene encoding heme exporter protein CcmB, whose amino-acid sequence MSVFALLLAREARLLCRRPAELANPLVFFAIVIALFPLAVGPETKLLQTLSPGLVWVAALLSVLLSLDGLFRSDFEDGSLEQWVLSSHPLPLLVLAKVLAHWAFSGLALVLLAPLLAMMLGLPSECLPVLLASLLLGTPVLSLLGAVGAALTVGLKRGGLLLALLILPLYIPVLILGSGALQAALMGMPATGYLLWLGSLTALAVTLTPFAIAAGLKISVGE is encoded by the coding sequence ATGAGTGTCTTTGCCCTGTTGCTCGCCCGCGAAGCGCGCTTGCTGTGTCGCCGCCCGGCTGAATTGGCCAACCCGCTGGTGTTCTTTGCGATTGTCATCGCCTTGTTCCCTTTGGCGGTCGGCCCCGAGACTAAACTGTTGCAAACCTTGTCTCCGGGACTGGTGTGGGTAGCGGCACTTTTGTCCGTCCTGCTCTCGCTGGACGGGCTGTTTCGCAGTGATTTCGAAGATGGATCCCTTGAGCAGTGGGTCCTTTCGTCGCACCCCCTGCCTCTTCTGGTATTGGCCAAGGTACTGGCACACTGGGCCTTCTCCGGCCTGGCGCTGGTCCTGCTCGCGCCGCTGCTGGCGATGATGTTGGGACTGCCTTCCGAATGCCTGCCGGTGTTGCTGGCCTCGTTGTTGCTAGGCACCCCGGTGCTGAGCCTGCTGGGCGCCGTCGGTGCGGCACTGACCGTAGGCCTCAAGCGTGGGGGGCTGTTGCTGGCCTTGCTGATTTTGCCTTTGTATATCCCGGTATTGATCCTGGGCAGCGGCGCCTTGCAGGCCGCGCTCATGGGGATGCCGGCGACCGGTTACCTCTTGTGGCTTGGCAGCCTGACCGCCCTGGCGGTAACCCTGACACCCTTTGCTATAGCGGCCGGCCTGAAGATCAGCGTCGGCGAATAA
- a CDS encoding heme ABC transporter permease: MNWTWFHKLGSPKWFYGISGKMLPWLAVAAFLLIGIGLVWGLAFAPPDYQQGNSFRIIYIHVPAALLAQSCYVMLAVCGIVGLVWKMKLADVALQCAAPIGAWMTAVALLTGAIWGKPTWGSWWVWDARLTSMLILLFLYFGLIALGNAISNRDSAAKACAVLAIVGVINIPIIKYSVEWWNTLHQGATFTLTEKPAMPVEMWAPLLLMVLGFYCFFGAVLLMRMRLEVLKREARASWVKVEVQNSLGARG, encoded by the coding sequence ATGAACTGGACCTGGTTTCACAAGCTCGGCTCGCCCAAGTGGTTCTATGGCATCAGCGGCAAAATGTTGCCCTGGCTCGCCGTCGCCGCCTTCCTGCTGATCGGGATCGGCCTGGTCTGGGGCCTGGCTTTCGCGCCACCGGACTACCAGCAAGGCAACAGCTTTCGCATTATCTATATCCATGTTCCCGCCGCGCTGCTGGCCCAGTCCTGCTACGTGATGCTGGCGGTGTGCGGCATCGTCGGGCTGGTGTGGAAGATGAAGCTGGCCGACGTCGCCTTGCAATGCGCGGCGCCCATCGGCGCGTGGATGACGGCGGTTGCATTGCTGACCGGGGCGATCTGGGGCAAGCCGACCTGGGGTTCGTGGTGGGTCTGGGATGCACGACTAACGTCCATGTTGATCCTGCTGTTTCTGTACTTCGGTCTGATTGCCCTGGGCAACGCGATCAGCAATCGTGACAGCGCCGCCAAGGCCTGCGCGGTGCTGGCGATTGTCGGCGTGATCAACATCCCGATCATCAAGTACTCGGTGGAGTGGTGGAACACCCTGCACCAGGGCGCCACCTTCACCCTCACCGAAAAACCGGCGATGCCCGTGGAAATGTGGGCGCCGCTGCTGCTGATGGTTCTGGGCTTCTACTGCTTTTTCGGCGCGGTGCTGCTGATGCGCATGCGCCTCGAAGTGCTCAAGCGTGAAGCCCGCGCCAGCTGGGTCAAGGTCGAAGTGCAAAACAGCCTGGGAGCCCGTGGATGA
- the ccmD gene encoding heme exporter protein CcmD → MSFASFSDFLAMGHHGLYVWTAYGISLAVLALNVVAPILARKRYLQQEARRLRRETDK, encoded by the coding sequence ATGAGTTTTGCCTCTTTCAGTGATTTTCTCGCCATGGGCCACCACGGCCTGTACGTCTGGACCGCCTATGGCATCAGCCTGGCCGTCCTGGCCCTCAACGTCGTTGCGCCGATCCTGGCCCGCAAGCGTTACCTGCAACAAGAGGCGCGTCGTCTGCGCCGGGAGACCGATAAGTGA
- the ccmE gene encoding cytochrome c maturation protein CcmE: MNPLRRKRLLIILAILVGVGVAVGLALSALQQNINLFYTPTQIANGEAPQDTRIRAGGMVEAGSLKRSGDSLDVTFVVTDFNKSVTITYRGILPDLFREGQGIVALGKINAQGVVVADEVLAKHDEKYMPPEVTKALKESGQSAPTPAKEG; the protein is encoded by the coding sequence GTGAATCCGCTGCGTAGAAAGCGTCTGTTGATCATCCTTGCCATCCTGGTGGGCGTCGGCGTTGCCGTGGGCCTGGCCTTGAGCGCGTTGCAGCAGAACATCAACCTGTTCTATACCCCGACCCAGATCGCCAATGGCGAAGCGCCGCAAGACACGCGGATCCGCGCCGGCGGTATGGTCGAGGCCGGTTCCCTGAAACGTTCCGGCGACTCCCTGGACGTGACCTTCGTGGTCACCGACTTCAACAAATCCGTGACCATCACCTACCGTGGCATCCTCCCGGACCTGTTCCGCGAAGGGCAGGGCATCGTGGCCCTCGGCAAGATCAACGCCCAGGGCGTGGTCGTGGCCGACGAAGTGCTGGCCAAGCACGATGAAAAATACATGCCGCCGGAAGTAACCAAGGCCCTGAAAGAAAGCGGCCAATCCGCGCCAACCCCAGCCAAGGAGGGTTAA